In one window of Acetonema longum DSM 6540 DNA:
- a CDS encoding GGDEF domain-containing protein, with amino-acid sequence MLEWMTLTDDNPDGVPRYSDSLCVELQNILRQKAIQTVFQPIVSLSDGSILGYEALSRGPAGSRLEWPNKLFAAAKHYNLLWDLEFLCRSRALEKAREMIPQKMLFLNVDPKVIHDIRFKKGLTKEILERCQVDAVNIIFEITEKTAIEDYKSFKKTLDHYTSQGYKIALDDTGSGYSGLTLLAETHPHYVKIDMELVRNIDKDPLKQALMKAFYDFSLATNMKIIAEGIETIGELNALIDIGIHYGQGYFLQRPMPDFLEISTQLRHAINERNQRKGRNLFYTLLTLPIGEIACQDRSFSPGTDGHQIIDHFNANPTIQGIPIVGGGQPVGVLMKYKFLAHLATQYGVAVYMKRPVELLMDKNPLVFDYYTPLDQVAKFALARTEESMYDCIIITRDGEYFGITTVKSLLEKISQLELTRAKHSNPLTGLPGNMLVEEELKKVVADTGDYAVLYFDLDNFKSYNDVYGFENGDQVIQMTAQIIQKQLQCQEFSDVFLGHIGGDDFVAILRSNQVEAVCERIIQTFDAQVPGFYNEEDRRRGYIRAKNRRGQEEEFPFVSISIGVVTNRETQYQDYLQLGEAAATIKQKCKLTWTSCYHIA; translated from the coding sequence TGTGTCGCTTTCAGATGGATCAATCCTGGGGTATGAAGCGTTGAGCCGCGGCCCTGCGGGATCGCGGCTGGAATGGCCGAACAAGTTGTTTGCCGCGGCAAAGCACTACAATCTGCTGTGGGATTTGGAATTTCTATGCCGCTCTCGTGCTTTGGAAAAGGCCCGGGAAATGATTCCGCAGAAAATGCTGTTTTTGAACGTGGATCCAAAAGTGATCCATGATATCCGCTTTAAAAAAGGCCTGACCAAGGAGATTCTGGAGCGCTGCCAGGTTGATGCCGTCAATATCATCTTTGAAATTACCGAAAAAACCGCCATTGAAGATTATAAAAGCTTTAAAAAGACCCTTGATCATTACACCAGCCAGGGATATAAGATCGCGCTGGATGATACCGGGTCCGGTTATTCCGGTTTGACACTGCTGGCGGAAACTCATCCTCACTATGTTAAGATTGATATGGAACTAGTGCGCAATATCGATAAAGACCCTTTAAAGCAGGCTCTTATGAAAGCCTTCTACGACTTTTCGCTGGCTACAAACATGAAAATCATTGCCGAGGGCATCGAGACTATTGGCGAACTGAATGCCTTGATTGATATCGGCATTCATTATGGGCAAGGGTACTTTCTGCAGAGACCGATGCCGGATTTCCTGGAGATTTCAACTCAGTTGCGCCACGCGATTAACGAGAGAAACCAGCGTAAAGGCCGGAATCTTTTTTACACCCTCCTTACCCTGCCGATTGGAGAAATAGCGTGTCAGGACAGGAGCTTTTCGCCCGGCACCGATGGGCATCAGATTATTGATCATTTTAACGCCAATCCTACAATTCAGGGAATCCCGATTGTGGGTGGCGGTCAACCGGTGGGCGTACTGATGAAATATAAATTTTTGGCCCATCTGGCTACCCAGTACGGAGTGGCTGTGTACATGAAACGTCCGGTAGAATTGCTCATGGACAAAAATCCCCTGGTATTCGATTATTATACGCCTCTTGACCAGGTAGCGAAATTCGCTTTGGCCCGTACGGAAGAAAGCATGTATGACTGTATCATTATTACCCGTGATGGCGAGTATTTCGGCATTACGACTGTTAAGTCGCTGCTGGAGAAGATCTCACAGCTGGAATTAACCCGGGCAAAACATTCCAATCCCCTGACCGGATTGCCGGGAAATATGCTGGTGGAAGAAGAGCTGAAAAAAGTGGTGGCCGATACCGGGGATTATGCCGTACTTTATTTTGATTTGGATAACTTTAAATCGTATAATGATGTATACGGCTTTGAAAACGGCGATCAGGTCATTCAGATGACGGCTCAGATCATTCAGAAGCAACTGCAGTGCCAAGAATTTTCCGACGTCTTCCTGGGGCATATCGGCGGTGATGATTTCGTTGCCATTCTTCGTTCTAACCAAGTAGAAGCGGTTTGTGAAAGAATTATTCAGACGTTTGACGCTCAGGTGCCCGGTTTCTACAATGAAGAAGACCGCCGCCGCGGATACATCCGCGCAAAAAACCGCCGTGGACAGGAGGAAGAGTTCCCCTTTGTCTCCATATCTATCGGCGTGGTGACCAACCGGGAAACCCAATACCAGGATTACCTGCAATTAGGCGAGGCTGCCGCCACAATCAAACAAAAATGTAAATTAACCTGGACAAGC